The Triticum aestivum cultivar Chinese Spring chromosome 6D, IWGSC CS RefSeq v2.1, whole genome shotgun sequence genomic sequence GATCTTCCATCCACCCCGCACACATCTTACTTCTAACTAGTTTGGCTAAATCATGGGCAGCACAATTAATCTCTCTAGGAGCATGCTCAAAAAAAATATGCGAAAAACCACACGCAAGGTGATATATATCATCAAAAACCGCCGCCGATAGACCGAAAAAGTGACCTCCATTCTTCATTGTCTCTATCAACTCAATGCTGTCAGAGTTCACCTCTATGCGGTTACACCCGACTATAGTTGCCAAAATTGAAACCAAACCGTAAGGCCAGTGCCTCGGCCATAACCGCATCTCCGCACCAATCAATTCCTCCGTTTCCTGCCATAACGAATCTGCCATTCGAGCCTCTGCTGATACCGCCATAAGGGTCCTTGAGTAAGTCTGGGTCAAAAGCTCCATCCACGTTTAGCTTCACGTAGTTGCTCCTTGGTCTTTCCCAACCATGCCGCTTGATTATCTCCTTTGCATCACTCGCCATACTATAGTTAGGAACCAAAGTTCTGACTTCCATTGCCTAGAGCTTAGGCTTCTTGACCTTTTCATCATGCACTAACTTTCTCCTCTCCCACCATAAATGTTAGGAACCAATAGCAATTGTTTTCGTTGAATTTCCCAGACCGAGGACCACACATTCTTCAACTGGTTGTAGCAATAAAAATTCTAGCACAACTTTTCCCGCATAATCCACAGCGCATGCTTTATCAATAAGCAAAGTACAAACACAGTAACCGTCATACCTCTTTAGCTTTTGCATAGGTGAATAACATGTGTTTTGGCTAACTTTTTTTAATAGAACAAGCCAAAGGTTAGTAGTGTGGGGAAAAATTGTGTGACAAACTATGGCAACGTATTCAACCAAAACGTTCCCCAAATTGCATGATGTACTGTACAACTTAGTCAGTTTATTACTATAAAGTACGTAGAAAAGTAGAAAATTCGAAAACAAACCGAACAGGTGTAGTATAGACGTGGCCGAGCCCAAGTCGGAGGACTTACCGACCAAGCAGTTCACTTGGGCCCAACAAACGAACCCACGCGAGATCCTCAACCCGACCACAACTGCAACAAGGCCCGCCTCTCTCGCCGCCTCCTTGCTCCGACGATCATGGCTACCGCCGCCGCCGTGGTGGATGCTGCCAACTCGAAGCCGCGGGACACGGAGCGCCGCCCCCGCCGTCTTCGCAGGGTCAAGAAGAACAGGGCCGCGGGCGCCAATGCGGCAGTCGGCGAGGGCACCAGGGAGAGCGCCGGTCCCGACCCCCACCCCCAGGTGAgttcccgccgccgccccgctgtcGACTTTGACTGTCCAACGCGCCTAGCGCCAGGGTTGATTTCTGACACGCGCTTGCAGGTGGAGGTGGAGTACGTGCCGGAGAAGGCCGACCTCGACGTCGACGACCTCCTCCTCGGCGTCTTCACGACCATCTTCGAGAAATTCAGCTTCACGGTCACCGCCACCGCCAAGGTATCCGGCTCCTCCGCTCATCCCTTCCTACCATGTCCTTTTCTGGAAACCAATTGTGGGGGTTATGGTAGGGTTTCAGTTGGTTGTTTGAGCCGCGAGGGTTTGATGGTGTCTGCTAACATCAAATCGGTTCTCTGGCTTAACTGGAATTGGGACTGAAACTCACGGGTTGTTTGTTGCTGGCAGGGCGAGGGGAACGAGAAGGAAGCATCTAATGATGCCGCAAAGAAGAAGGGGTCCGATGTTGATTATGATGAGCAGGATGCCCcaaaaaagaagcagctgcagAGGATGAAGATTGCAGAGTTGAAGCAGATATGCAACAAGCCTGATGTTGTTGAGGTGATTTCTCTCTTCAATCACTCTCCACGATGCAATGCCTAAAATTGTTGAACTGTTATGATATTGCGCCGTCTATGTGAACATATCCATGGTGATTACATGAAGGCGCTTTTTATCTCACATGTGTGTTATTGTTTGTTTCCCTTGCTAGGTCTGGGATGCTACTGCCGTTGATCCCGAGTTGCTTGTATATCTCAAATCCTACAGGAATACTGTGCCTGTTCCAAGACACTGGTCCCAGAAACGAAAGTTCTTGCAGGTTTGTGAGTTTTGAACCATCCTTTTTTTAGTATGATAAGCATGTTTGTGAGTTTTGAATCCTATATTAGTTGGTATGCAGAACATGGTTGCATTCTTCCAAGTCAGCTAGAGCGCGGGTTTTGGGGGCATTGTGGTAGGCTTGGTTGCGCAGTTTTGTTCTACCAAACACTTGTAGTGCCTCCCAAGATTTGGTCACTTGGCCTGATTCCAAAATTTAGCGTGCCCTGCAAAATTTGGCTGTACCAAAGCTTTTGTTGGTGCATAGTGGCAAAACTCAACCATTGGCATGCCTGCTGCTGGTGCCCTTTTGCTGACGTGGCTAGAGATAGTTGGCTTTATTTAATACTTTATTTCTTTGACGAGTAACAGGCTTCAAACATTAATATCTTCTAAAATGTTAATCCCGTCGGTCATTGTTTGAAATTCAATTAGCTTAACATTACTGACATTTGGGAGATGTCTTGATTATGCATTACCAAAAGTTTGGTCTAGCTATTTGGGCAACAAACCAAACATGCCCAAATGTCTAAAATGTTTCACCTTTCTTATACAGATGTGTAATTCTTGCAGGGACTGCTGTAACAAACGAGGAGGCTGGAAATGGTGTTGTATTGCTTCTGTAGTATATATAGGATAGTTGAATCTTATGTGCATTCATTTGATGCTTCTTCTGCTGAACAGATAAGGTCCATCTAGATTCTAGAGTCCATGGCTTTTCATATTTGATATCCTGTGATCATACTTCTTGAACTGTTATCTTTTTCTTGAAGACTACAAAATTATGAACTCAAGATAACATCTGACATTGCCATATTCACCTATTACTCTGTTCAGATTTTAGATTCACACATTATGTTGTTGTTTCAGGCGAAGCGGGGTATTGCAAAACGACCTTTCCAGCTTCCTGTCTTCATTGCTGCAACTGGAATTGAAAAAATGAGACAGGTAAATTTGTGGATTTTGTTCCCTCTGTTTCCAAAACGACCTGAGCAAGCCGATAGAACTTGCCTGCACACAAAAATACTAATTGATTTCTAAATGTTTATGCAGGCATACATTAAGAAGGAGAACAGCAAGAGGTCGAAACAGAAACAGCGCGGCTGTACTCAGCCCAAAATGGGCAAGATGGATATAGATTATCAGGTCAACATCTCCACCTGTATATCATAGTAGTTTAGTTATGTTGCCAAAGCTGTGCAAATTATGAAGCAATTTGTGGGtttttgtcggagtaaatggccacgggtagcccaaccgactccccctggctcctcGAAAAATTATCAGACCGTTCAgaccttcaagcatacaaagcatagggccgccttcccccggccggctatcccccagggccgactcccagaaggcgacccagccttagAAACCTCCTTCAaaaaagatacgagatagccgactccagggagccggccccaagaggaccgactcccagaagccggccatgaaaaaAGCCGACTCCCataagccggccatgaagaaagccggccaagactgcatgTACTAAGGCTGTACCCacgtaacggcgataggatggggcgtgaccgcagtacagcccactacccccgaatcccggaacaggcatggccacagggtgccgtacgggccagccatcccccgtccggcgcggcactgtagccatgttggcctcgatgtcacccacgacaggtgccagtacggtccgtgggcggcgggcccctttgccagacagacatctgaagacggcctggcctcctctagtcggccagagatgtggccggctcccaatagccggctacctccctccttcgaagcatgcgccccattaaggagacaagacgaggtaaggctacagtgagagctcgcaaggcggggacactgtagccacgcttacctcgacaaagccctcgtcatcagaggcgaggcaacagtaaccagccgccgacaaagcccccaaacagtggggccggcctgccggcgggacccaccagtcggcgggccccaatgaccggcggagaagccggcgagcatagacactgacggctgggacccgcgcccagccggattaccattgtacccctaggggggtaggcctatataaaccccccaggacacccatgcaaagggttgatctcatagaattccacacaccacatagagagaaaaggagagctagccttgcccttcttcttcctccagccaaacagctcaaggagcacttgtagctacttgtattgatctagtgatcatgcggagaccccgcagaccaggactaggggtgttatctccacgaagagccccgaacctgggtaagatccgccggcgtgcatgtcttcgcctcatcccgttttcaggcaccggcgatgttttactggctcccacaatgataagccacccgttggcatatgtcgcacctaccacccgacatttggcggccaccgtgggccaggtgcaccgtcgtccggagacctgttctggacgggaaccctgttcctcccccgcgagcgcagccagcctgctgcgcccgatggcacttgccccgacgcgctgcaaagcgttgatgacgcctgcgcggcaagctgcctcgccgatcttcttggcgagactcgcatctccgacgagcccgcattcgacgcgggcacggactaccccgagagccgcctcgtcagcctcctcgacccgcttcacgtctccagcgagcttgctgtggacttggagtcggtcggctccaccgacccgatgcttgtcgactccgacacggcatcgctcgacgcctacccctccgacgtggtagtcttcgacgaccctctccctcgagccgacagcggcagcagcgctgtcactgaggtgctggtcatcagccacgtcgccgactcgggcgagaacgctcACGCCGTACAaacggcgatgcatgacttgtccgtccccatcccggccgatgccgacgccgagaccctggaggcacgccgcctcgccctcatcgcggagggccagaagatagcctccatgagacgcctcaccgaggcccaccagcgcgaagtcgacagcgccgcttttggtacgccgcctcatggcgggccgagccgagccggcctcgtcaagaagcgcggtgcggccatcgccagcatgctgggggcagaccgccccgtctatgccacaccgctcgagaatctgcgagccgctcaggcggccgcagaagagctgaatgggctgggggctgatgagctcccctacatgacaaggcgcatccagcagctgatcgacgcggccgcagagcggcatgaagccggcgcccgcgccgagagtcctcccccacgccgagagcacgccgcgacctCCCGGtcaccgactgcgagcggcgcccgcgcaaggaaagacaaggagccggctgctagccgcagccggactcgaatcaccatcgagcgcgacgcggaaggccgccctcgagcagtggagcgccaaggcaatccgcctcctccctcgcctcgCGGGGAGAGacgtcccaccccgccgcctgtcacgcatccgactctcggtggccgactaggccaccgcgaaggagtcggcgagaacgacgcccgccaccggatcgaccgcctagctcgatccctggcgctagaagaagaagatgatgtcggcccgccatgctttggcccccgcatccgcgacgaacccttccccaaagggttctcgctccccagagacacgcccaagtacaacggctctgtgaagccggaagattggctcatcgactactctaccgccgtCAGCATTGCGAACGACaataggcgcgtagccgtgaagtacgtccctctcatgctgcaaggcacggcacgcacctggctcaacagcctcaagccctacagcgtcaacagctggctggacttcacggaagttttcatccgcaacttcaccagcacgtacaagcggcctcccaagccccgccagctctccttatgcgtccaagggcccagcgaatcgacccgcgactacctcacgcggtgggccgagctccgcaactcctgcgaggaggtgcacgaggtgcaggccatcaaatacttcaccgccgggtgccgggagggcaccctcctcaagcaccgactcctctgcgatgagccggcaaccctcgacgagctgctggtcattgcagacaagtatgccacagccgactcctcgatgaagaccgagctccgagtggacgcctctgggaaggtgctcgctccggctcctaagacgccggctggccactccaatcggcgcccctaccagaacgaccacaagcacaaggcccccatgtcgccttccaccagtcggcaggtggccacagtcgaagacgagcagcccgaagagcggcccgctcccaagaagaagtgcggcaggccggcttggcagccggccttctcctacgagcagactctcgatgccccctgcaagttccacagcggcgcgaagccgtccaaccacacgacccgaaagtgccactggctcacccggatctccaagggcgaggggctggtgccgcctccgcctcccggcccaccGCCTCCGGCCCCCCACCAGCCGGCTgcccgaccagcagtcggagccatttaagatgagttccctgatgagcacgccgcctacgtcgtcttcacaagccaggttgaagacaagcgcagccggcgccgacagcaccaagaggtcaacgcagtcgcctccagcaactccgagttcatgcattggtctgaaaggcctatcaactggagccgggccgatcacccagaggtgatgccgtcccctggctcctacgcattggtgttggatgtcaccctcgcaatagagaggcgggctgcccgattctcccgcgttctgatcgatggcggaagcagtatcaacatactgtaccacgacaccatggagaagttgaaccttaaggcgaagcagctcatgccaagccggaccgttttccatggcatcgtacccggcctgtcctgttccccgatcggcaagatcaagatggatgtcctcttcggagacaaggatcagtttcgccgagaagcaatctggttcgaggtagtggatctggaaagcccttaccacgccttgcttggccgacctgctctggccaagttcatggctgtgccccactacgcctacctgaagatgaagatgccgagctcgaaggggatcatcactgtagccggcgactacaagaagtccatcgagcgcgctgcagccagcagccggctggccgagtccctcgtagtggcggaagagaagaagatgctggagcgagttgtggccatggccggcaagcagccggccttgtgccccaaccccaaggaatatgatgcgcagggctccttccagccggccaaggagacgaagaagatacctctggacccggagaacccggagaggttcgcagtcattggtgcaaacctggacagtaaataggaaggcgagctcgtcgacttcctccgtgagaatcgagatatctttgcatggtccccaaaggacatgccgggtgttccgaaggatttcgccgagcacaagctacatgtccgagccgacgcgaagccggtcaagcagcctctccgccgactgtcagaagagaagagaagaatcgtaggagaagagatagcccggctccttgccgccggctttattatggaagtgttttttgcagagtggcttgccaacccagtcttggtattgaagaaaaacaacaaatggcgtatgtgtatagactacacaaggctcaacaaggcctgccccaaagatccgtttgctctgccacggattgatcaagtgatagactccacagccggatgcgagctgttgagtttcttggatgcctactcaggataccaccagattaagttggacccagcagaccgcctgaagaccgccttcatcacaccattcggagctttctgttacctgactatgacattcggcttgaggaatgccggtgccacttttcagcgttgcatgcagaaatgcctgctcaagcaactcggcagaaatgcccacgtctacgtagacgatattgtggtgaagacagataagcacggcaccctgctggaagacctcaaagaaacatttgccaacttgcgccgtttccagatcaagctcaaccccgagaaatgcgtgttcggagtaccggccggccagcttcttggctttctggtctccgaacgcggcattgagtgcaaccctgtgaagatcaaggccattgagagaatggagattcccaccaagttgcgagacgtgcagaagttcactgggtgcctggcctccctaaactgctttatcagccggctaggagagaaggctctccccctgtaccgactcatgaagaaatccactcatttcgagtggaatgaccaagcagaccaagcctttcatgagttgaagaagatgctgaccactccacctgtcctggcggcgccgactgagaaggagcccatgctcatctacattgccgcaactagctgagtggtcagtacagtcatcgtggtccagcgcccagaagaaggccgagcccagctagtccagaggccggtatattatctaagcgaagtactgtccagctcaaagcaaaactacccacactaccagaagatgtgctatggagtgtacttcgccgccaagaagctgaagccctactttcaagagcatcccatcacggtcgtatgcaccgccccgcttgccgagatcataggcagccgggatgcatccggctgggtggctaaatgggccattgcgctggcgccttacacaatcttctaccagccccgcaccgccatcaagtcccaagcattggccgacttcctcatcgactgggccgagacccagtacctaccgccggctcccgactctactcattggcggatgcacttcgatgggtccaagatgcgcaccggcttgggagccgacatcgtcctcacctctcccaaaggcgacaagctcagatacacgctgcaaatccactttgccgactccaacaacgtggctgaatacgaggcgctcatacacgggctccggctagccaaagagctcggcatacgccggatcctgtgttatggcgactcggacttggtggtccagcagtcatctggcgactgggacgccaaggatgcaaacatggcgagctatcgattcctcgtccagcagatcagtgggtacttcgaagggtgcgagttccttcacgtgccacgggtcgacaacgaccaagcagacgccctggcacgaagcacttaccccggctctcagatagatcagcattcttctgggtcagctcccgagcctgggagttgaaggcagccgcgcggaggttgtggtagtcctgcaagacaggcagaggagcgaatgagaacaagatagcaaaacaaagcccgctaagaagttccaagccgcctgctcagcagccgactcggaactcggggactacacccagtgggtgcgctgacgcgcccccacggaagaaaccaagatcaaaaagcaaaaataggaagattaacccgaatggccgcccgcgtcgcaaggaactcgtcattgtatttcctcagcgccgcagcctgggactgaagccggttccggacgtcctgcgatgccacgttcaccacagccgtccctccacccggcgtccaccccgagctggcgttggccgcctccacgtccagggccgacgagctggagcccgcggccttctgcgggtccgatgcGGCCTTTCCCGTGTGCTGgagcgatggcgactggaccaccaggtccgtcctcgcggccggctcgcccccggccgattgcgcaggcggcacgtttggccggccgccttgagccgccccagtcggcggggccggtgccgcctccctctccgggacgacgacgtcgtcctccctctccaatccctgctggtcgccgccggcttcctctggcgggggctccgggacctcgggcgccgcgacatgcagaggggtgacgagcaaggccccttCCGTTGTTGCcacagccgcagcctccgcttgggccttggccgctgcgtcggcgcgcgccttcgacGCCTCATTCTTCTGTgtcgccttggcggcagccgccctcaactcctccgcctcccgctcctcccgcgcctcccgcgcatttcgctccgtcgccgcctgaagctcggcgcgggggtccgcgtggcgggtgctcccggatcctcccggcgatccaatgACGGAGGCGGCAGTAACCCGCTCgagcgaaagcggagccctgattttttgagaaaagGGGCAAGGCTTCAAAAATCACCAAGAAAGGAAGAAAAaatgtacaaaggaatatacacttacgccgacaccatctgcggctgcttcaccaccttgcggaagcgggccgccttcgcggccgcctcatcccgcctggtcgccgccgccccacccttgggcttcttcggccggctcccgaacaagcccgacgcggcacgacgcttctgcccgccgtGGCCAGACgtcggctggcggcgtgggacgacttccgcctcgtcgtcatccggccagtcgtcgaaactggctccaagcccggagccgcctgcttcgccgccggcttcgccACCACCCGTCTCGGTGTtgtcctccatggcggccgcccccaagtcgtggtcctccaggtcatgctccgcccggtcggggaggaatcggcgctccgccaCCGACCCGggtgcaggtcgaaggagagggctctgccaaggcgtGCCGATTGGTTAGAGACGGCCAGAAGGAATTCGGCAACAAaactaagaaaagaaaaggaaaaaagaaaacataccgtgggcggaggatgcgcacgggaatatggctccttgccaaaccgccactctgcggagagtttgcagttcgcaaggtaattcaccatgtgggccacctcgtcgtgcggcatgtccttcgtgcacatccgactcggatcgagctggccgctcatctgacagattaggtgagggcggctctgaagcggaagcacccggcgcgcgacgaaggcggccagcaagtcggacccagtcaggccctccgactggatcatcacccgcagtcgggcgacggccgcggctccagcctgcgTCAGCGTCGCGGCCCGATAGGACcagtggggccgcctcccagccggcgggccggctacgtaagccggcaagttgacgtagtcgctttgtggggcgacgttcttcacgtagaaatatgacttctgccagcgcttcaccgactggattaacgtgatgacggggaaggggttgtcggccgccggcctccgcatcgcgatgaaggcgccgctctgggccggcacgccctgcatgcgggtgcccagtttagattggaagaactccccccagagctcgagggtggggagaacgccaaggaagccttcgcacaaggtgacgaaggcggacagcagcaccaccgtgttcggggtgaggtggtgcggctggagttgatagaagtcgaggaaggagcggaagaaagcgctcgccggcaagccgatgccgcgcaggaaatgcgagcggaagactacccgctcgccttcctccggct encodes the following:
- the LOC123144010 gene encoding splicing factor 3B subunit 2, coding for MATAAAVVDAANSKPRDTERRPRRLRRVKKNRAAGANAAVGEGTRESAGPDPHPQVEVEYVPEKADLDVDDLLLGVFTTIFEKFSFTVTATAKGEGNEKEASNDAAKKKGSDVDYDEQDAPKKKQLQRMKIAELKQICNKPDVVEVWDATAVDPELLVYLKSYRNTVPVPRHWSQKRKFLQAKRGIAKRPFQLPVFIAATGIEKMRQAYIKKENSKRSKQKQRGCTQPKMGKMDIDYQDLHGAFFKYQTKPNLTSHGDLYYEGKEFEVKLREMKPGMLSRKLKEALGMPDGAPPPWLKSMQPYGPPPSYPCLKIPGLNAPVSPGDSFDDAPGEWGNPPIGEEEPLDRSKHWGELEEEEEVEQEPMEDEEIEEGIRSVDTISSTPAGAETPDVIDLGRTQPERQAERLYKVLERKEERIATGTLFGSTHTYRF